Proteins encoded by one window of Capra hircus breed San Clemente chromosome 8, ASM170441v1, whole genome shotgun sequence:
- the CTSL gene encoding cathepsin L1: MNPSLLLTVLCLGIASAAPKFDHSLNTQWELWKAVHRKPYDLNEEGWRKAVWKKNMKMIELHNQEYSQGKHSFSMAMNAFGDMTSEEFRQVMNGFQRQENKKGKVFHETIFASIPPSVDWREKGYVTPVKNQGKCGSCWAFSTTGALEGQMFRKTGKLVSLSEQNLVDCSQPEGNRGCHGGLMDNAFQYVLDVGGLDSEESYPYTGLVGTCNYNPKNSAANETGFVDLPKQEKALMKAVATLGPISVAVDASNPSFQFYKSGIYYEPKCKSESVDHAVLVVGYGFEGADSDDNKYWLVKNSWGKHWGINGYIKMAKDQNNHCGIATMASYPTV, from the exons ATGAATCCTTCACTCCTCCTGACAGTCCTTTGCTTGGGAATAGCCTCAGCTGCtccaaaatttgaccacagtttAAATACACAATGGGAATTGTGGAAGGCAGTACACAGGAAACCATATGACTTG AATGAAGAAGGATGGAGAAAAGCAGTGTGgaagaagaatatgaaaatgattGAGCTGCATAATCAAGAATACAGCCAAGGGAAACATAGCTTCAGCATGGCAATGAATGCCTTTGGTGACATG ACCAGTGAAGAATTCAGGCAGGTGATGAATGGCTTTCAAAGGCAGGAGAACAAGAAGGGGAAAGTGTTCCATGAAACTATCTTTGCTTCGATTCCCCCATCCGTGGATTGGAGAGAGAAAGGCTATGTAACTCCTGTGAAGAATCAG gGTAAATGTGGTTCTTGTTGGGCTTTTAGTACCACGGGTGCTCTTGAAGGACAGATGTTCCGAAAAACTGGCAAACTTGTTTCACTGAGTGAGCAGAACCTGGTGGACTGCTCTCAGCCTGAAGGCAATCGGGGTTGTCACGGTGGCCTCATGGATAATGCCTTCCAGTATGTTTTGGACGTTGGAGGCCTGGACTCAGAGGAATCTTATCCATACACTGGATTG GTTGGCACCTGCAATTACAATCCCAAGAATTCTGCTGCTAATGAAACTGGTTTCGTGGACCTCCCTAAGCAGGAGAAGGCTCTTATGAAGGCAGTGGCAACGTTGGGCCCCATCTCTGTTGCTGTAGATGCAAGCAATCCATCTTTCCAGTTCTATAAGTCAG GCATTTATTATGAGCCAAAATGCAAGAGTGAATCTGTGGATCATGCTGTTCTGGTAGTTGGCTATGGCTTTGAAGGAGCAGACTCAGATGACAATAAATATTGGCTTGTCAAAAACAG CTGGGGTAAACATTGGGGCATAAATGGCTACATAAAGATGGCCAAAGACCAGAACAACCACTGTGGAATCGCCACCATGGCCAGTTATCCTACTGTCTAA